A genomic stretch from Bacteroidales bacterium includes:
- a CDS encoding HAD family phosphatase, with translation MLTGVKNIIFDFGGVIINIDPKRTINALKELKLHHPEKLFTDLNTTHLLHQFELGLISDSEFIMYIKQNCAPETQTHQIVQAWNAMLLDIPYHRIKLLKNLRNHYRIYLLSNTNHLHYTHYVIDFEKATGGLKFNEFFNKAYFSFEIKMRKPSIEIYKHVLNDQGLIPEETLFIDDSIENIDTAKMLNIKTHWLKEELTDLMPITSQKQ, from the coding sequence ATGTTAACCGGAGTTAAAAATATCATTTTCGATTTTGGCGGCGTTATCATTAACATCGACCCTAAACGAACTATAAATGCATTAAAAGAACTAAAATTACATCATCCCGAAAAACTTTTCACCGATTTAAACACCACCCATTTATTACACCAATTCGAATTAGGACTTATTTCCGATAGTGAGTTTATTATGTATATTAAGCAAAATTGTGCTCCCGAAACTCAAACTCACCAAATTGTTCAAGCTTGGAATGCTATGCTGCTCGATATACCTTATCATCGAATAAAACTCCTTAAAAATCTTCGTAACCACTACCGCATTTACTTATTGAGCAATACCAACCACCTTCATTACACCCACTATGTAATTGATTTCGAAAAAGCAACCGGTGGTTTAAAATTCAATGAATTTTTTAATAAAGCATATTTTTCGTTTGAAATCAAAATGCGTAAACCCAGCATTGAGATTTACAAGCATGTGTTAAACGACCAAGGTTTAATACCCGAAGAAACCTTGTTTATTGACGACAGCATCGAAAACATTGATACAGCAAAAATGTTAAATATTAAAACCCACTGGCTGAAAGAAGAATTGACCGACCTAATGCCAATTACCAGCCAAAAACAATAA
- a CDS encoding redox-sensing transcriptional repressor Rex — protein MNNIPEKTVERLSLYRRVLIDVLPTQDYIYSHELASLLHLTPVQVRRDLMLIGYNGTLRKGYNIQDLLQRLSDILDSNTPTHICIVGMGNLGRAITGYFNGRRSKLRIVAAFDNDVTKTNRIISGIQCYSSNEMYQVIKKENISIGIITTPPEVAATVCEQLVASGIKGIMNYTPARLKVPESVFLEEYDMITSLEKLAFYIYHA, from the coding sequence ATGAATAATATTCCTGAAAAAACAGTAGAAAGACTTAGTTTGTATCGAAGAGTACTAATAGATGTTTTACCTACGCAAGATTACATATATTCTCATGAATTAGCATCATTGCTTCATTTAACACCTGTACAAGTTAGACGCGATTTAATGTTAATTGGTTATAATGGTACTTTACGCAAAGGATATAATATTCAAGACCTTTTGCAACGCTTATCTGATATTTTAGATAGCAATACTCCCACCCATATTTGTATTGTAGGCATGGGAAATCTTGGTAGAGCTATCACAGGATATTTTAATGGTCGTCGATCGAAACTTAGAATTGTTGCTGCTTTTGATAACGATGTTACAAAAACTAACCGAATTATTAGTGGAATTCAATGCTATTCATCGAACGAAATGTACCAAGTTATAAAAAAAGAAAATATTAGTATTGGTATTATAACTACACCACCAGAAGTTGCAGCAACGGTATGCGAACAATTAGTAGCTTCTGGAATTAAAGGAATTATGAATTATACACCGGCACGTTTAAAAGTTCCCGAATCGGTGTTTTTAGAAGAATATGATATGATAACCTCACTCGAAAAACTGGCTTTTTATATTTATCACGCATAG
- a CDS encoding FAD synthetase family protein, which produces MNVYHSFDDFIEIKNPVVTTGSFDGVHLGHKSIIQRLNHIARQIDGESVLITFHPHPRKVLYPDTVGKELFLIYSQEEKILALEKAGLQHLFIIEFTKDFAQTSSIDYARKILHQKLKAKVVVVGFNHNFGHNREGNYQMLFELGQALGFWVEQLPALEIEHESVSSTRIRKAIMNGEIQKANACLDDNYLLIGKIEKINDFYHIAVEEDCKLLPPCGIYAVKVSLRHQQEKALAIIEKFENNQNRTLKLLTGKELQWLNEKAVVLFYKELSIWSENTPQPDLLELYEILNKIEEWIY; this is translated from the coding sequence ATGAATGTTTATCATAGCTTTGATGATTTTATTGAGATAAAGAATCCAGTAGTAACTACCGGTAGTTTCGATGGAGTTCATCTGGGGCATAAAAGTATTATTCAGCGTTTGAATCATATAGCGAGGCAGATTGACGGAGAATCGGTTCTGATTACGTTTCATCCGCATCCGCGAAAGGTGCTTTATCCCGATACGGTTGGCAAAGAGCTGTTTCTTATTTATTCGCAAGAAGAAAAGATTTTAGCACTCGAAAAAGCCGGATTGCAACATTTATTTATTATTGAATTTACAAAAGATTTTGCTCAAACATCTTCCATCGATTATGCACGAAAAATTTTACATCAAAAACTAAAAGCCAAAGTGGTAGTAGTAGGATTTAATCACAATTTTGGACACAACCGCGAAGGTAATTACCAAATGCTTTTCGAACTTGGACAAGCGTTAGGCTTTTGGGTAGAACAGTTGCCCGCCTTAGAAATTGAGCACGAATCGGTAAGCAGTACCCGCATACGCAAAGCCATTATGAACGGCGAAATTCAAAAAGCCAATGCTTGCCTCGATGACAACTATTTATTGATTGGGAAAATTGAAAAAATAAATGATTTCTACCATATTGCTGTTGAAGAAGATTGCAAATTGCTACCTCCATGCGGTATATATGCAGTAAAAGTATCATTACGTCATCAACAAGAAAAAGCTCTTGCCATCATCGAGAAATTCGAAAACAATCAAAACAGAACGTTAAAATTACTCACCGGCAAAGAATTGCAATGGCTGAATGAAAAGGCAGTTGTGCTTTTTTATAAAGAACTATCTATCTGGAGCGAAAATACGCCTCAACCCGATTTATTGGAGCTATACGAAATATTGAATAAAATTGAAGAATGGATATATTAA
- a CDS encoding choice-of-anchor D domain-containing protein, with protein MNMLKYKILIILLFGFFIGKGQINENIQSWTNHVSYGSYTQVITAGTVSMTECIVANAAAATGTCSAGRIQMKSSSGIVELPTLSSVGTVEVHLAAGAAGRTLKLQYYDGSSWQDLTTFSAIGTIGATYTYSYNTSSSTKLRLSSPSEAVYVHDIIVTLNAVSAPEINIQGNGISIANGDATPSTADHTDFGSVNVSSGSVVRTFTIQNTGTAALNLTGASPYVVIGGTHASDFSVTAIPSNSIAASGSTTFQVTFDPSAAGLRTATISIANSDADENPYNFSIQGTGTLSIETDFITADGEATTVSSLENDASINTTSDGVQVWQFTIREGGSDLTDADALATIINNITITQAAGNAMNDWSDAIQACALFDGTTKLADAVITTNQIQFSGSPLISIADGTSKTLTLRLSVQTSPNNSGSNNDGDDFVFTISNTNVTTDASGSQCAAFTAISSTNGQNVFTVVGTELRFITQPTTTGVSATMTPAVKVGLTDANGNVDINFTGSVSLISTGTMTGSPLSVIASSGVATFSSIIHTVSGTNFYLTASSSGYSDVNSSNFDISNVTILEPGDLAILAVNTNLPTSGCDQIAFVCFKDILPGTQIYITDNGYERQYAGEWGGTEGVITITRTGTTLPKGTIIVFESTVSGGNVTSSSHFDIWTCGSIDANWTKSALSGGSIGGFNLNSDDDMWIMQGGTWTNSTSHHSTYNGNVLYGWTESGWNASSPTGSDRGTTFCNLYPNMNCFTTNVVGNAKVKFDDPDAIDFSSTTRNRLDWIALINDGTANWDTYADNTAYATGGFDYKGNTSCPQMIIDAGTYVDGKWTGQSDINWFNCENWNTFKIPTSSVDVLIPTSGVTNEPTIGNPSTYGYTTAECNNIEIQSGRTLTMNHANSRLDVYGNITQNGTISFTNGLVNLVGSANTSFSGSGNANFYNLTLNKSTATHTFSLNNDITVSNILSLTKGLVVTGSNKVIVNNTSTTSILGHSTNSYISGNLRRYVASTGTYDFPLGSSSYYELGTIKLNSSSGLTYIDGKFTNPHVTSTNIASLNLLISGSLLTELLDYGFWTFTPNAGTFNYDISLTSRGHTNPGPIASSHAVIKRPNSSFDWVSEGTHNNSDQSMGSGWVTAQRKALTAFSDFAIAKSNIGPLPVELIDFKAEYKNNTAYLQWNTASEINCSHYAIERSVNDLEHFIPIGMVLSKGNTNEFTSYTLEDKDVPIGYIYYKLIEIDNDGYQKELGIVALLSTVNNNKLTVQVGQGLGNKVQIEVYHSVGDRLWVELTDLSGNVIAQQQLKINESSPFRFDLNINQGLYLLKVSDSKELVIKKIITFR; from the coding sequence ATGAATATGTTAAAGTATAAAATATTAATTATTTTATTATTTGGCTTTTTTATTGGGAAAGGTCAAATTAATGAAAATATTCAGAGCTGGACAAATCATGTTAGTTATGGATCTTACACACAAGTTATTACTGCTGGAACCGTTTCAATGACAGAGTGCATTGTTGCAAATGCTGCAGCTGCTACTGGTACATGTAGTGCTGGAAGAATACAGATGAAATCTTCGTCGGGTATTGTTGAATTACCAACTTTAAGCTCTGTTGGTACAGTTGAAGTTCATTTAGCTGCCGGAGCTGCCGGAAGAACCTTAAAATTACAGTATTATGATGGAAGTTCATGGCAAGATCTTACAACATTCAGCGCAATTGGCACCATAGGTGCTACATACACATATTCCTATAACACAAGCTCTTCTACAAAGCTTCGTTTATCATCTCCAAGCGAAGCAGTTTATGTACATGATATTATTGTTACTCTGAACGCCGTCTCCGCTCCCGAAATTAATATCCAAGGGAATGGAATTTCCATTGCCAATGGTGATGCCACACCCTCTACCGCTGACCATACCGATTTCGGAAGTGTCAACGTTTCGAGCGGAAGTGTTGTTCGCACATTTACTATTCAGAATACAGGAACTGCTGCATTGAATTTAACAGGAGCAAGCCCCTATGTGGTAATTGGCGGTACGCATGCATCCGATTTTTCAGTAACAGCCATCCCGTCAAACAGCATTGCAGCATCGGGCAGCACAACTTTTCAAGTTACTTTTGATCCAAGCGCCGCCGGATTACGAACAGCAACCATAAGCATTGCCAATAGCGATGCCGACGAAAATCCATACAACTTTAGCATTCAAGGTACTGGAACACTTTCAATCGAAACCGATTTTATTACAGCAGATGGAGAAGCAACAACAGTTTCTTCGTTAGAAAACGATGCCAGTATAAACACTACCTCCGATGGAGTTCAGGTTTGGCAATTTACCATACGCGAAGGTGGAAGCGACCTGACCGATGCCGATGCCCTTGCTACCATTATTAATAATATAACCATCACGCAAGCAGCAGGCAATGCCATGAACGACTGGTCAGACGCTATTCAAGCTTGTGCTTTATTTGATGGCACAACAAAACTTGCGGATGCTGTAATTACTACAAATCAAATTCAATTTTCAGGTTCACCGCTTATTTCTATTGCCGATGGAACATCAAAAACACTAACACTAAGACTATCGGTTCAAACAAGCCCCAACAACAGTGGTAGCAATAACGATGGCGATGATTTTGTATTTACTATTTCCAACACCAATGTTACTACCGATGCTTCTGGCTCTCAATGTGCGGCATTTACAGCTATTAGCTCTACCAATGGACAAAATGTTTTTACCGTTGTTGGTACAGAATTACGTTTTATTACACAGCCAACAACCACGGGTGTTAGTGCAACCATGACCCCGGCCGTTAAAGTTGGGTTAACCGATGCAAATGGGAATGTCGATATTAATTTTACGGGTTCTGTTTCGTTGATTAGCACAGGCACAATGACCGGCTCGCCACTTAGCGTCATTGCCTCAAGCGGTGTAGCAACTTTTTCAAGCATCATTCACACCGTTTCTGGTACTAACTTTTATTTGACGGCTTCTTCATCGGGATATTCTGATGTAAACAGCAGTAATTTCGATATTAGTAATGTTACTATACTCGAACCTGGTGACTTAGCTATTCTTGCAGTAAATACCAACTTGCCTACCTCGGGTTGCGATCAAATAGCTTTTGTTTGTTTTAAAGATATTTTACCCGGAACTCAAATATATATAACCGATAATGGTTACGAACGACAATATGCAGGTGAATGGGGCGGAACCGAAGGAGTTATAACCATTACTCGCACCGGGACAACATTACCTAAAGGTACTATTATTGTTTTTGAATCGACAGTGTCTGGTGGAAATGTAACTTCAAGTTCTCATTTCGACATTTGGACATGTGGATCCATCGATGCCAACTGGACAAAAAGTGCTTTATCTGGTGGCAGTATTGGTGGATTTAACCTTAATTCAGATGATGATATGTGGATTATGCAAGGTGGTACATGGACCAATTCCACTTCTCATCATAGCACCTATAACGGCAATGTTTTGTATGGTTGGACTGAAAGTGGATGGAATGCTTCATCGCCAACAGGTAGCGATCGAGGCACTACATTTTGCAATCTATATCCAAATATGAACTGTTTTACTACCAATGTAGTTGGAAATGCAAAAGTAAAGTTTGATGACCCTGACGCTATTGATTTTTCAAGCACCACCCGTAACCGTCTTGATTGGATTGCCTTAATCAACGACGGGACTGCCAATTGGGATACATATGCCGATAATACAGCTTATGCTACGGGAGGCTTTGATTATAAAGGTAATACTTCTTGTCCACAAATGATTATTGATGCTGGCACTTATGTGGATGGCAAATGGACAGGTCAATCTGACATTAATTGGTTCAACTGCGAAAACTGGAACACTTTTAAAATTCCTACTTCATCTGTAGATGTGTTAATTCCAACATCAGGTGTTACCAATGAACCCACCATAGGAAATCCATCAACCTATGGATATACCACTGCCGAATGCAACAATATTGAAATTCAAAGCGGTCGTACACTTACCATGAACCACGCTAACAGCCGTTTGGATGTCTATGGCAATATTACTCAAAACGGCACTATTAGTTTTACAAATGGTTTAGTAAATCTTGTAGGGTCTGCAAATACTAGCTTTTCTGGGAGTGGTAATGCCAATTTTTATAATCTCACCCTTAATAAGTCAACCGCAACCCATACATTTTCGCTCAATAACGATATTACAGTAAGCAATATTTTAAGCCTTACAAAGGGTTTAGTTGTTACCGGTAGCAATAAAGTTATTGTAAACAATACCTCCACTACAAGTATATTAGGACATAGCACCAATAGTTACATTTCAGGTAATTTACGTCGTTATGTAGCTTCTACCGGCACCTACGATTTTCCATTAGGCTCCAGCAGCTATTACGAATTGGGAACTATCAAGCTTAATAGCTCTTCCGGTTTAACATACATAGATGGAAAATTTACTAATCCACATGTTACTTCTACCAACATTGCTTCGTTGAACTTATTAATATCGGGGAGCCTACTTACCGAATTACTCGATTATGGTTTTTGGACTTTTACTCCCAACGCAGGTACGTTTAATTACGATATTAGCTTAACATCGCGTGGACACACCAATCCTGGTCCTATTGCCAGCTCGCATGCGGTTATTAAACGCCCCAACAGTAGTTTTGATTGGGTTTCAGAAGGAACACATAACAATAGCGATCAATCGATGGGAAGTGGCTGGGTAACTGCCCAAAGAAAAGCATTAACAGCTTTTTCAGACTTTGCCATAGCCAAATCGAATATTGGACCTCTACCAGTTGAATTGATTGATTTTAAAGCCGAGTATAAAAACAATACGGCTTATCTACAATGGAATACAGCTTCGGAAATAAATTGTAGTCATTACGCTATTGAACGCTCTGTAAACGATTTAGAACATTTTATTCCTATCGGGATGGTTTTGTCAAAAGGCAATACAAACGAATTTACTTCTTATACACTTGAAGATAAGGATGTCCCCATCGGTTATATTTATTATAAATTGATTGAAATAGACAACGATGGTTATCAGAAAGAGCTTGGAATAGTAGCTTTGCTTAGTACCGTAAATAATAACAAATTAACCGTTCAGGTTGGGCAAGGATTGGGCAATAAGGTTCAGATTGAAGTATATCATTCGGTTGGTGATAGACTTTGGGTTGAATTAACCGATTTAAGTGGGAATGTAATAGCTCAACAGCAATTAAAAATCAACGAATCAAGTCCTTTTCGTTTTGATTTGAATATAAATCAAGGATTATATTTGTTAAAAGTAAGCGACAGTAAAGAACTAGTGATTAAGAAAATAATAACTTTTCGATAA